The genomic interval CTGCGGGAAGCGGCCGCTGGTGGGCAACAACGTCAGCCACGCGAACAACAAGACCAAGAAGCGGACCCTCCCGAATCTTCAGAAGATCCGGGCGTCCGTCGAGGGTCGGACGGAGCGCGTGTTGGCCTGCACCCGCTGCATCAAGGCGGGCAAGGTGACGAAGGCGGCCTGAGGAAGCCGGTGAGGTCGAAGGTGGGAAGATCGCGCTCGAAACGAACCGCGCTTCCTCCCACCGAGCGACTGCATCCTCGGGCGGATGACCTGGACCTCGTCTCCACGGAGGAGGTCGTCCGCCGTCTGCATCAAGAAGACGAAGCCGCCGTCCGTGCGGTCCGTCCCGCGTTGCGTGAAGTGGCGCGAGTGGCGCGGGCCGTATCGGACGCATTGCGGGCGGGTGGCCGCCTGCTCTACGTGGGAGCTGGCACCAGCGGGCGCCTCGGGGTGC from Archangium lipolyticum carries:
- the rpmB gene encoding 50S ribosomal protein L28, with protein sequence MAWKCDICGKRPLVGNNVSHANNKTKKRTLPNLQKIRASVEGRTERVLACTRCIKAGKVTKAA